A DNA window from Stutzerimonas stutzeri contains the following coding sequences:
- a CDS encoding polysaccharide pyruvyl transferase family protein: protein MNIAIMTQPLGQNYGGIMQAWALQQLLKNAGHQPVTIDRQADAKGRTYYAARFGYRTLQKVLGKRKAPINFERHLPMILRQTNGFIEKTINMSEPLNSTAKLKAHFERVQYDAVIVGSDQTWRPCYSPNIYNFFLDFLQGSKIKRIAYASSFGVDEWEYTEEQTQRCAMLSKQFDIISVREKSGVDLCRNHLEVKAAHVLDPVLLLEKNTYEELYKDKKIPRRQGVYTYILDSADWKNQIVERAKEIFQKPQFSNQAKEKLSSIVTSNLAHYMLPSIESWIKGFADADFVITDSFHGTVFSIIFEKPFVSLINPSRGASRFYSVADELNLRCRILEGYDELSVNRLLATPIDYVDVRRRLNSLREKSTKILIEALEGSYR, encoded by the coding sequence ATGAATATTGCAATAATGACCCAGCCCTTGGGCCAAAACTACGGCGGCATCATGCAAGCCTGGGCTTTGCAGCAGTTACTCAAGAATGCAGGGCATCAGCCTGTGACAATTGACCGGCAGGCAGATGCGAAAGGCCGAACGTACTATGCCGCTCGTTTTGGCTACCGCACCCTTCAAAAGGTATTGGGCAAGCGAAAGGCACCGATCAACTTTGAGCGTCACTTGCCGATGATTCTGAGGCAGACCAACGGATTCATTGAAAAAACAATAAATATGTCCGAACCTTTGAATAGTACGGCAAAGCTCAAGGCTCACTTTGAGCGTGTACAGTATGATGCAGTTATCGTTGGAAGCGACCAGACCTGGCGACCTTGCTATTCTCCTAATATCTATAATTTCTTTCTAGATTTTCTGCAGGGCTCTAAGATCAAGCGCATTGCTTATGCATCATCTTTCGGCGTAGACGAATGGGAATACACTGAGGAACAGACCCAGCGGTGCGCTATGCTATCTAAGCAATTTGATATTATTAGTGTTCGTGAGAAATCCGGTGTGGATCTATGCAGAAATCATTTAGAAGTAAAGGCTGCTCATGTGTTGGATCCTGTACTGCTGCTCGAAAAGAACACCTACGAAGAACTATACAAAGATAAAAAAATACCCAGAAGGCAGGGCGTATATACCTATATCCTAGATTCGGCTGACTGGAAAAATCAGATCGTAGAAAGGGCCAAGGAAATATTTCAGAAACCACAATTTAGCAATCAGGCAAAAGAAAAATTATCATCAATTGTCACTAGTAACCTAGCTCATTACATGCTGCCCAGTATAGAAAGTTGGATAAAGGGTTTTGCTGATGCTGATTTTGTGATCACCGATTCGTTCCATGGCACAGTATTTTCAATAATTTTTGAAAAACCATTTGTAAGCTTGATAAATCCAAGCAGAGGCGCGTCAAGGTTTTATTCTGTAGCGGATGAGCTTAATTTACGATGCAGAATATTGGAAGGCTATGACGAGTTATCCGTCAATAGGTTATTGGCGACACCCATAGATTATGTCGATGTTCGACGCAGGCTGAATTCGCTACGTGAAAAATCAACGAAAATTTTGATTGAGGCTTTAGAAGGCTCATATCGTTAG
- a CDS encoding glycosyltransferase family 2 protein: MKFSIVLPAYNVGRYIERCLLSCIYQTYDEIEIIVVDDCGQDDSIDQVKRIAQIDARVKVVRNTKNMGTYHARRMGAEFAAGEYILFLDPDDELKRDTLELISNKLDDKKDIVVYGVEVLPEKRFYQNRTGLPKLISEHLDSKNIKKIFSAKGFNLGTAGKVFNRKVLLTAYRNLNVPESLRLVFAEDQLLFAEILNVSSNISLVNERLYIYHTNIGSVTQVGTDEALKYMKEQVEICASLILDRANSCRGVAHIFMPVANRLMVDARKIDIRLSDSFFYNLRSYFFIIRKSKKIKYLLRIMVYIISVKKIKLV; this comes from the coding sequence GTGAAATTTAGTATAGTGTTGCCTGCTTATAATGTTGGAAGGTACATTGAAAGATGCTTGCTATCATGCATCTACCAAACCTATGACGAAATAGAGATTATCGTCGTTGATGACTGCGGTCAGGATGATTCTATTGATCAGGTAAAGCGTATTGCACAGATAGACGCAAGAGTAAAAGTTGTTCGAAATACAAAGAATATGGGAACCTACCATGCGCGTCGCATGGGGGCGGAGTTTGCTGCTGGTGAATATATTCTATTTTTAGATCCTGATGATGAGTTAAAGAGAGACACGTTAGAGTTGATATCCAACAAGCTTGACGATAAAAAAGATATTGTTGTCTATGGTGTTGAAGTTCTACCTGAAAAACGGTTCTATCAAAATCGTACTGGCTTGCCAAAGTTAATCAGTGAGCATCTGGATTCTAAAAATATAAAAAAAATTTTTTCTGCAAAAGGCTTTAATCTAGGAACGGCAGGTAAAGTATTTAACAGAAAAGTCCTATTGACGGCGTATCGTAATCTTAATGTTCCTGAAAGCTTAAGATTGGTTTTTGCTGAAGATCAGCTTCTGTTTGCTGAAATTTTGAATGTTTCGTCAAATATCTCCCTCGTAAATGAAAGGCTTTATATTTATCATACAAATATAGGCTCTGTAACTCAAGTAGGCACCGATGAAGCCCTAAAATATATGAAAGAGCAAGTAGAAATATGTGCGAGCTTAATTCTGGATAGGGCGAATTCTTGCAGAGGGGTCGCTCATATTTTTATGCCTGTAGCTAATAGGTTGATGGTTGATGCAAGAAAAATTGATATTAGATTGAGTGATTCTTTTTTTTATAATTTGCGCAGTTATTTTTTCATTATCAGGAAATCAAAAAAGATTAAATATCTATTAAGAATAATGGTCTATATAATTTCTGTAAAAAAAATAAAGTTGGTATAG